The nucleotide window GGCGGTGCCCATGCGGCGCAGGCCCGCGACCTTCGGCTGCAGCGCCACCATCTCGCGCTGGTTCTGCGCGAAGTCGCCGCGGCCGATATGCGGCAGGCCGCAGCCGATGACACAGTCGTGGAGTTCGCGGCGATTGGCGACGCGCAGCCGCGTATCGTTGAGGAACGCGCCCTTGCCGCGCTCGGCGATGTACAGCTCCTCATTGGCCGGATTGTAGATCAGGCCTGCGATCATCGTCCCCTCGCGCTCGAGACCGATCGAAATCGCAAAGTGCGGGATGCCGTGCAGGAAGTTGGTGGTGCCGTCGAGCGGGTCGACGATCCAGCGATGGCTCTTGTCGGCGCCTTCGCGCGTGCCGCCTTCTTCGCCGAGGAAGCCGTAGCCCGGCCGCGCCTTCGTCAGATCCTCGTACAGCATCTCCTCGGCCCGCTTGTCGGCGCGTGACACGAAGTTCGCCGGGCCCTTCAGCGAGACCTGGAGATTCTCGATCTCGCCGAAGTCGCGCTTGAGGCTGCGGCCGGCGCGGCGCGCGGCCTTGACCATGACGTTGATGAGGGCGGAATGGATCATGGTCTGGTCTCGTGACGACCTGAAAACGGTCTGGTCGGAAGGGGATGTGTGGAGTTTGCGGCCGCAAGGGGTGCCCTTTGCGGCGGGCGGCGTCAACCCCGGATCATTTGCTGCCGCCGATCCAGGTGCGCGCCGCTTCTTCGGCCTTGGCGCGGTCCTCGGCCGACATCTGCGCCAGTGTCTGGTCGAGCAAGAGATCGCCCTTACCGGCGGTCTTGGCGACCAGATGCCATTTCATCGCCTCGTTGATGTCGCGCGGCGCGCCCTGTCCGGTGACCAGAACGTGGGCGAGGCGGTTCTGGGCGATCGGGTTGTTGGCGCGTGCGGCCTTGCGCAGCAGCGCCACCGCGGCCGGTTCGTTCTTCGGAGTGCCGGTGCCGTTGTACAGCGCGATGGCATATTCGACCTGGGCCGGGACGTTGCCGGCGAGCGCGGCGGCCTGCAGCAGCCGCACCGACTGTTCGATGTTCTTTGTCACCCCGGTACCTTCCTTATAGAAGGTCGCGAGCGCGTATTGGGCTTCCGGATTGCCGGCGTCGGCAGACATCCTGAGCAATTCGGCGGCGCGCTTGACGTCCTGCGGGAAGGTCTGGCCGTCGAGATACAGCAGCGCCAGATTGTAGGCAGCCTTCGGCTCGCCGAGCTTGGCGGCCTGCGCCAGCCATTTGGCGGCCTCTTCGCGGTTCGGCGGACCGCCGCGGCCGCCCATGCGGGCCATCGCCAGCGCAAACATTCCCTCGCGATCGCCGAGATCGGCGGCGCGCGCGTACCATTCGACGGCTTTCTTGTAGTCGCGCTTGACCCCGAGGGCGTTGGCGTAAAGCTCGCCCAGCATGGTCATGGCCTTGGCGTCGTTGTCGGCGGCACGCTTCTGCGCCAGCTCGAACGCGGTCTTGTAGAAGCCGCGCTGATAGGCGCCGTACACCAGATCGACGTTGGGATCCTCGGCCGCGGTCGCGCCGCCACCCTCAGGACTGGCCTTGGCGTCGGGTTTGTCGGCCGGCTTCTTGGCCTTGTCCTTCGCCTCGGTGGCGGGTGCCTTGGCCGGTGCCGGCGGCCTGGGCTTCGGCTTTTCCGGCTCCAGCGGCTTTGGGAACGGGTTGGGCCCGGACGGCGGCGACAGCGAGACTTGCGCCGCCGCGCCGGTGGCAAGCAGCAACGAAGCCGCAACAATCGCGAACGCGCGCAGCGCCTTCATCATCGAATCCAATGTGTCATTGCCGGGGGGCGGCAGCGAAGCCTTGGCGCAGCGCTTCGCCGGCGTCCGCCAGCGCGGCCGTGGGATCGTCGGCGCTCCAGATGAAGTCGCCCACCAGCACGAAATCGGCACCCGCTGTGGCGAATTGATGGACGTCGTCGCGGCTGGTCGCATAGCCGACGCAAGGCGGCTCGAACAATTCTGCCCACCAGTCCAGGCGCTCGGCAATCGCCTCGGCCGAAGGCCGGGTTCCGTCGGCGCCGGGCTCACCGAACAGCACGTAGTCGGCTCCGGCTTCGCCGGCGATCATCGAATCATGGCGGGTTTCCAGTCCGCCGACCCCGGCGATGCGGGACGGCTGCAATTGCGGTAGCCATTCCTGCATCGCCTGGAGGCCGGACAGATGCGCCCCATCGGCGCCGCCGCGCGCCACCAGATCGGCGTGGCCCTCGACCAGCAGCGCCCCGCCGCCTGCCTGCACCACCGGCGCCACCGCCTTGATCCGCGACGTCAGGGTTCGCGGATCGGACGGCTCCAGCCGCAGCAGCACCGCCGCGATATCGGCGGCGGCGAGCAGCTTCGGCAGGGCCGCGACCAGGGCGGCGGGATCGGCAGTCACCGGCGTCGCCAAATACAGGCGCGGCGCCGGACGCGATGGAGCAGGCTTGGCGTTCATACGGCTCAGGCGGCCTTCTTGGTTTCGAGCTCGGCGCTCCACTCGCCCTTGGCGGCGAGCGAGTTCATCCGGGCCCGGTGCGTGAACGCGGCCTGACCGGCCGCGACGTTTTCGGCCTTGCCCGACCACGCCTTCTGCGGCGCGGCCTGCAGGGCACGGCCGTACGAGAAGGTGAGGCCCCAGGGCAGGCCGCCGATCTTGTTCATGGCATCGAGATGCGCCGTCGCTTCTTCGTCCGACTGGCCGCCGGACAGGAAGGCGATGCCCGGAACCGCCGACGGCACGCAGGCCTTCAGCAGCTTCACGGTCTTTTCGGCGACTTCCTGCACCGACGCCTTCTTAGCCGATTTCTTGCCGGGGACCGCCATGTTCGGCTTCAGGATCATGCCTTCGAGGGCGACGCGCTGGAAGTAGAGTTGCTGGAAGGTTTCCTTCAGCACCCATTCGGTGACGTTGTAGCAGGTGTCGATGTCGTGGCCGCCGTCCATCAGCACCTCGGGCTCGACGATCGGCACGATCTGCGCCTGCTGGCACAGCGCCGCATAGCGCGCCAGCGCATGGGCGTTGGTCATGATCGCGGTGTGGGTCGGCACGCCGCGGGCGGTGTCGATGTCGATCACCGCGCGCCATTTCGCGAAGCGGGCGCCCTGCTTGTAGTATTTCGCCAGCCGTTCGGCGAGCTTGTCGAGGCCGACCGTGATGGTCTCGCCGGGGCAGTTCGGCAGCGGCTGGGTGCCTTCGTCGACCTTGATGCCGGGGATGCTGCCGGCCTGCTCGATCAGCTTCACCAGCGGGGTGCCGTCGGCGGCGTTCTGCCAGATCGTCTCGTCGTACAGGATCACGCCGGAGACGTAGTCGCTCATCGCTTCGTTGGAGCGGAACAGCATCTCGCGATAGTCGCGGCGGTTGGTCTCGGTCGACTCCACCCCGATCACGTCGAACCGCTTCTTGATCGTCCCCGACGACTCGTCGGCGGCGAGAATGCCCTTGCCGGGCGCGACCATGGCGCGAGCGATCTGGTTCAAGTCAGCGAGGTTCATCGCGTCTCTCCTTTGGCTGTTCTTGTTGGTTCGGGAAGCCGTTCGGACAGCGTCTTAGACAATGCCGAGGAAGATGGCGAGGGCACGATTGACCGCGGCCATGTCGTCGGTAGAACCGCGGCCAACGTCATCCCCCGCGAAGGCGGGGGAACCAGTATTCCAGAGCGCTCGTGTTCGATCCGCCGTTCACTGCCATACTGGATCGCCCGCCTTCGCGGGCGATGACGAGAAAGAATGCAGTAAGGACGGGCGCGTCATTTCCCGTCGTCGCCCCAGACTTCGATCATCATATCGCCAAGCTGCTCAAGGAGCTCTTGTTCTTCTGCACTTGCGTTGATGGCGGCGCAGGCCCGGCGAATTTTTGCCTTGATCTCTGGAGCGTCCAAGTCAGGGAGCGGCGGGTCGGTCGGCCGCAGTCCAGGCGCCGTCATCTCGGCTCGGAGCTGCCGCGCAGCCTCCCGAGCCCGCTCTTCAGAATCGCGATCGTCACTGGTGCCCACCGTGATGACCTCTGCGGAACTCGGTCCTGCGATCCGCACCACATCCTGTTCGGAATGTAGGTGCGGAGCGAGGTATCTACAACCTGGGCGTTCTTCGAGACCGAGTGGGCGTGAGTTGGGCCTACTTCGCCCGCAGCACTTCCACGCCCGGCAGCGGCTTGCCTTCCATCCACTCCAGGAAGGCGCCGCCGGCGGTCGAGATGTAGGTGAAGTCGTCGGCAACGCCGGCGTGGTTGAGCGCCGCGACGGTGTCGCCGCCGCCGGCGACCGACACCAGTTTGCCGGCCTTGGTCCGCTTGGCGGCATGCTTGGCGGCTTCGACCGTGCCCTTGTCGAACGGCGTCAGTTCGAACGCGCCGACCGGCCCGTTCCACACCAGGGTGGCGGCGTCGTCGATCGCGGCGTGGATGCGCTCGATCGAGCGCGGGCCGACGTCGAGGATCATGCTGTCCGGCGGGATTGCGTCGAGCCCATAGGCGAACGACGGCGCGTTGGCCTCGAAGTGATACGCCACGGTGGCGTCCACGGGGAGGATGATGGCGCAGTTGGCGGCCTCGGCCTTGTTCATGATCCGCAGCGCGGTTTCCGCCAGATCCTTCTCGCACAGCGACTTGCCGACCTTGACGCCCTGAGCATGCAGGAAGGTGTTGGCCATGCCGCCGCCGATCACCAGCGCCTGCACCTTGGTGACAAGGTTTTCGAGAAGATCGATCTTGCTCGACACCTTGGCGCCGCCGACGATCGCGATCACCGGCTTTGCCGGCGCTTCCAGCGCCTTGTTCAGCGCGTCGAGCTCGGCCTGCATGGTGCGGCCCGCATAGGCCGGCAGCTTGTGGCCGAGGCCCTCGGTCGAGGCGTGGGCGCGGTGCGCGGCCGAGAACGCGTCGTTGACCCAGATGTCGCCGAGCTCTGCGAGCTTTTCGACGAACGCCGGGTCGTTCTTCTCTTCCTCGGGATGAAAGCGGGTGTTCTCCAGGCAGAGGATATCGCCGTCCGCCATCGCGGCAATCGCCTTCGCCGCCGGCTCGCCGACGCAGTCCTCGGCGAAGCCTACCGGCTTCTTGATGACGTCGGCGAGCGCGGCAGCCACCGGCTTCAGCGAGTTCTTGTCGTCGCGGCCCTTCGGCCGGCCGAAATGCGCCAGCAGGATCACCTTGCCGCCCTTGCCGGCGATCTCGGTGATGGTCGGCGCGACACGCTCCAGCCGGGTGGTGTCGGTCACCTTGCCGGAATCCATCGGCACGTTGAGATCGACGCGCAGCAGCACGCGTTGGCCTTTGACGTCGACATCGTCGAGGGTACGGAATGATTTGGTCATGATGAACCCTGTGTGTGGGGCCCATCCTTCGAGACGCCTCGCTGCGCTCGGCTCCTCAGGATGAGGTTTCCAAAGCGGCGAGGAGACGAGCTCCTCGCGCCAGACAAAGTCCTCATGGTGAGACCGGGCGAAAGCCCGCGTCTCGAACCATGAGTTCACAAGTATCAGGTCGTCAGATCAGCTTGCTCATCGCCACGGCGGTGTCGGCCATGCGGTTGGAGAAGCCCCATTCGTTGTCGTACCACGACATCACCCGAACCAGCGTGCCGTTCTGCACCTTGGTCTGGTCCATGTGGAAGGTGGACGAGTGCGGATCGTGGTTGAAGTCGATCGAGACGTTCGGCGCGTCGGTGGTGCCGAGAATGCCCTTCAGCTCCTGCTCGGCGGCGCGCTTGATCGCCTCGTTGATCTCTTCCTTGGTGGTGGCCTTCTTGGCGATGATCTTGAGGTCGACCACCGAGACGTTCGGGGTCGGCACCCGGATCGCGACGCCGTCGAGCTTGCCCTTCAGCTCCGGCAGCACCAGGCCGATCGCCTTGGCGGCGCCGGTCGAGGTCGGGATCATCGACATCGCCGCAGCGCGGGCGCGGTAGAGATCCTTGTGCATGGTGTCCAGCGTCGGCTGGTCGCCGGTGTAGGCGTGGATCGTGGTCATGAAGCCGGTCTCGATGCCGACGGTGTCGTTCAGCACCTTGGCGACCGGGGCCAGGCAATTGGTGGTGCACGAGCCGTTCGACACCACCATGTGGTCCTTGGACAGGGTCGCGTGGTTGACGCCGTACACGATGGTCGCGTCGGCGCCGTCCGACGGGGCCGAGACGAGGACGCGCTTGGCGCCGGCGGTCAGCAGCGCGGCAGCCTTGTCACGCGCGGTGAAGATGCCGGTGCACTCCATCGCGATGTCGACGCCGATGTCCTTGTAGGGCAGCGCCGACGGATCCTTGATCGCCGTCACCTTGATCTTGCCGCGGCCGATGTCGATGGTGTCGCCGTCGACCTTGACCTCGAACGGGAAGCGGCCGTGGACGGAGTCGAAGCGGAGCAGATGGGCGTTGGTTTCGACCGGGCCGAGATCGTTGATCGCGACGACTTCGATATCCTTACGACCGGACTCGTAGATCGCCCGCAGAACGTTGCGGCCGATACGGCCAAACCCATTGATCGCGACCCGGACTGCCATCCAATTTCTCCTCGTGCTAATGATACTCAATTGTTGCGACGGAGTGGTCCTCCGTACTTGTGCGGTGTCATGCCCAAAATGCCGAGCAGTTGCAATCCGCTCGTTTGTGATTCAGATCAAAGCCTTACCGTAGGCGGCGCACGCATCGGCGGTGGGGTGCGCCACGTCGGACGGTTTGCGCGATCCTTAGTCGCTGCTCGCGACAGGCGCGAAATTAGGCGCTGATCCGCTGCCTGGCGGCGTCGGCCACCGCTTCCGCGGTGATGCCGAAATGTTTGTAGAGTTCTTTCGCCGGGGCACTGGCGCCGAAACTCGACATCCCGACAAAGCCGCCGTCCGGGCCGATGACCGCGTCCCAGCCGAACCGCACCGCCGCTTCGACCGCAACCTTGACCGGCGCGTCGCCGATGATTCCGGCCCGGGTGGCTTCGTCCTGGGCCAGCAGCAGGTCGAGTGACGGCACCGAGACCACCCGGGCCGCGATGCCCTGCACCTCCAGAAGTTTCTGCGCCGCAACGGCGATTTCGACCTCGGAGCCGGTGGCAAAGATCGACACCTGCGGCTTGCCGGGCGCCCGGATCAGCTCATAGCCGCCGGTGGCGCAGAGGTTGGCCTCGGAGGTCGCGGTGCGGACCTGGGCAAGGTTCTGCCGCGACAGCGCCAGCACCGTCGGGCCGGAGGTGTTCTCCAGCGCGAGCTGCCAGCATTCGGCGGTCTCTACCGCATCGGCCGGGCGGAATACCCGCATGTTCGGCATCGCCCGCAACGACGCGAGGTGTTCGACCGGCTGATGGGTCGGGCCGTCCTCGCCGAGCCCGATCGAGTCGTGGGTCATGATGTAAACCACGGGCACATGCGACAGCGCCGAGATCCGCATCGACGGCCGTGCGTAGTCGGCAAAGCACATGAAGGTGCCGCCCGCCGGCGCAAAGCCGCCGTGCATCGCCAGGCCGTTCATCGCCGCCGCCATGCCCATCTCGCGGATGCCGTAGTGGATGTAGCGGCCCGAGAAATCGTCCGGCGTGACGTCCTTGGCCTGTTTGACGCGGGTGTTGTTGGAGGGCGTCAGGTCGGCGGAGCCGAGCAGCAGTTCCGGTACCACCGGGGTCAGCGCTTCCAGCGCCAGTTCGCTGGCCTTGCGGGTCGCGATGGTCTGCGGCTCGGTGACCAATCTGTCTTTCAGGGCGCGGATCGCATCCGCAATCGCCGCCGGCCGCTTGCGATCAATCACCCGGCGCCTGAAATCGTCGCGCTTGTCCGCCGGCAGCGCCTCGAGCCGGGCCAGCCAGTCGGCGCGGGCCGTGGCGCCCTGCTTGCCGACATTGCGCCAGGCACCGAGCACGTCGTCGGGGATCTCGAACGGGCCGTAATCCCAACCGAGCGCCTTCTTGGCGCCGGCCAGTTCCTCGGCGCCGAGCGGCTCGCCATGGGCCTTCGAAGTGCCGGCCTTGTGCGGCGCGCCGAAGCCGATCGTGGTCTTGCAGGCGATCATGGTCGGCCGGTCGGAGGTCTGCGCCTTGCGGATCGCATCGGCGATCGCCTTGTGGTCGTGGCCGTCGATCCGGAACGAATTCCAGCCGTGCGCCTGGAAGCGCGCAACCTGATCGACATTGTCGGTCAGCGACAGCGGACCGTCGATCGAGATGCCGTTGTCGTCGTACAGGAAGATGAGCTTGCTCAGCCTGAGATGCCCGGCCAGCGCGATCGCCTCGTGGCTGACGCCTTCCATCAGGTCGCCGTCCGAGCACAGCACATAGGTGTAGTGATCGACGATGTCGCCGAACTCCGCCTGCAATAGCCGCTCCGCCAGCGCTGTGCCGACCGAGGAGGCCACACCCTGGCCGAGCGGACCGGTCGTGGTCTCGACCGAGGAGGTGATGCAGTTCTCAGGGTGGCCCGGGGTCCTGGAGTCGAGTTGGCGGAAATTCTTGATCTGATCCAGCGTCATCTCCTCGTTGCCGGTCAGGTACAGCAGCGCATAGAGCAGCATCGAGCCGTGGCCGGCGGAGAGGATGAAGCGATCTCGATCAGGCCAGTGCGGGTCGGCCGCATCGAACTTCAAGAACTGCGCCCACAGCACGGTCGCGACGTCGGCGGCGCCCATCGGCAGCCCGGGATGGCCGGATTTGGCCTTCTCCACCGCATCCATCGCCAGCGCCCGGATTGCGTTTGCCATACGGGAATGATCGAGCTGCGCCATGATGTCCGCCTGAGAATTGAGGTTGCCGGTGTTCCGGGAGAATCGGAACGTGCCCTGCCTCCATGGCAAGGCGATGAACAGAACAGATGGGGTCGAATGGCTCCGAAGCCAGTTCGGTATGGCACCCGATACCGCAAAAGCGAGCGCGGCGTCGCGGAACTGGCGCCAATGCGGGCGCTTTGCAGTGCATAGTTCAGCGGCAGCGTTGCGCTCGGCTTCCTCGCCACGTAAATTTCGCGCTCTAAAGGCTTGTTCAATCGTGGCTTTTGTTAGGGGTCGGCAAGGCCTCGGGTGTGGGAGATTGCGAGGGGGCGCGCAACGAGCATGACGGATCGTCCTGCCCACGGTTCCATCGCTACCGATCAGGCGCCGGCCGAGATCGTCGCCGCGGCGCGTCGCCTTGCCGCGGCGCTCGAAGCGCTGGAAAGCGCGGTGGAGCGCCGGGCCGAGGCCGACCGCGACGAGGACGAACTGGCGTCGCGGATCCAAGCGCTCGGCGCCGACCGCTCGCGGCTCGCGGACGAGCTGGACGGTGCGCTGGTTCGCAGTCGCAAGCTTGAGCGGGTCAACCGCGAAATCGCGCAGCGGCTGGATGTGGCCATCGTCACCATTCGCCAGGTGCTCGACACCCCGGCGGGAGACCCGCAACCGGCCGAGGAGGAGTCATGAGTTCGAGCGACTCCGCAGGCTCAGCCAACCACGTCAGCGTCACCATCAACGGCCGGCAATACCGGATGGCCTGCGAGCCGGGCCAGGAGCCGCAACTGCTCGGCCTTGCTGAAAATCTCGAGACGCGAATTCAAAGCCTGCGCGGCCGGTTCGGCGAGATCGGCGATGCGAGGCTGACTGTGATGGCGGCGCTGATGATGGCCGACGAACTGCTCGACGCTCATGGCCGCATCGCCGCCCTGCAGCAGGAAGTCGAGGCGCTACGCAACGACCGCGCCGCTTCGCTGGATCGCACCGTGACCACCAACCGCGCCGTCGCCGCCGCGCTCAACAGCGCCGCCGAACGCATCGAACGCACCACCCAAGTGCTCAACCGCACCATCGGCGGCGGCATCGCGATCGGGTAGTTGATCCCACGTCATTCCGGGGCGCGCGTGAAACGCGCGAACCCGGAATCTCGCCGTGATGACATGCGGGCTCCGCAACAACTCCAGAGCAGTTCTTCTTTTCATCGAATCAGAGTTGATCCGCACCGCCTGCCACACGCACAACCTCATGGTGAGGAGGCGCGTAGCGCCGTCTCGAACCATATGACGCAGGGAATGCGTTGCCCCATCCTTCGAGACGCCCGGCTTCGCCGGGCTCCTCAGGATGAGGACTCAGTGCCTTCGGAAAGGTCAGATCGTTTCAATCAAATGATGAACCGCTCTAGATTCCTGGTTCGCGAACTACGTTCGCGCCCCGGAATGACACTGTGAGAGTCACTTCTTTCGAAAGCTCGCCACCAGTTCGACATGCGGCGTGTACTTGAACTGATCGACTGGGCTCACGCCTTCGAGCCTGTAGCCGCCGTCGATCAGCAGCTTGGCGTCGCGGGCGAAGGTGGTGGCGTTGCACGACACCGCAATCACCAGCGGCACCCGGCTCGCTGCGAGCTGCGCGGCCTGCGCCTGCGCGCCCTGGCGCGGCGGATCGAACAGCACGGCGTCGAAATCGCGGAGTTCTGGCGGTGCCAGCGGGCGACGGAAGAGATCGCGCGCTTCGGCCTTCACCGGCTTCAGTCCCGGCGTCGCCGGAGCAGCCTTCTGGAGCGCCGTCACCGCGGGCGCGTCACTGTCACAGGCGAACACCCGTGCCTTCTCGGCGAGGCGCAGCGCGAACGGGCCGACGCCGCAGAACAGATCCGCGACCTGCTTGGCGCGGCCGAGATGCGCCATCGCCAGCCCCGCCAGCGTCTGTTCGCCGAGCGCGGTCGCCTGCAGGAACGCGCCCGGCGGTAGCGTCACCTTGGCCTTGCCGATCGCTACGACCGGCGGTCGGCGCAGCAGCACCAACTCGCCGTGCCGGGTAAGCCTCGCGAGCTTGTGCTGCTCGGCGAGCTGCGACAGCGCGGTGATCATCTTCGGCGGCAGCGGCCCCGAGCCGCGCACGTCGATATCGAGGCCGTTCTCGGTGGCGGTGACTTGAATATCGAGCGGCTTGCCGACCGGCGTCAGCGCTTCGGCTAGCGCCCAGGCCGCTTCCAGTGCGCCGTTCAGCGCCGGATCGAGGATCGGGCAGTGATCGATGGCGATGATGTCGTGGCTCGCGTTGGCACTGAAGCCGACCTTGAGAATGTCGTGCGTGCCGCGGCGGGCGTGCAGCGTAGCGCGTCGCCGTCCGGCGCCGTGGGCATCGATCAGCGGATCGACCGGAACATCGATCCCCGCTTGCGCCAGCGTTTCGATCACCAGATCGCGCTTCCATGCCCGATACGGCTCGTCACGCAAATGCTGGATTGCGCAGCCGCCGCACACCCCGAAATGTGGGCAGAGCGGTACGACCCGATCGGGACTCGGCACTTCGACGCGCAGCAGCTTGCGGCGGTCGGGGTGACCTTGCACCGCCTCGGCCTCGACGGTTTCGCCGGGCAGCGCGAACGGCACGTAAGTCGCGCTGCCTGGCGACAGGCTGACGCCGTCGCCGCGGTGGCCGAGCCGATCGATCGTCATGGTCTGGATCATGGCGATGCGATAGTCCCCGGCCGGCAGGCCGTAAAGCCGGAAGTGATCAGGCGGCGACGGCCGCCGCCATCGAGTCGCGCGTCAGCCGGTGGAAACGCCACACCAGCAGCGTCGCATAGACGATCAGGCCGATCGCCAGCCCGATCCAGACACCGAACGGTCCGAGGTCGGTGTGGAAGCCGAGCACCCAGCAGCATGGAAAGCCGATCAGCCAGAACCCGAGCACCGCGAACAACAGCGGTATTTTGGTGTCGTTACGGCCGCGCAGTGCGCCGTTGGCGACCACTTGCAGGCCGTCCGCGATAAAGAAGCTGGCGCCGACGATCAGCAGTGCGGCAGTAAGGGCCGCGGTCGCCGCCGCCGTCTCGGAGTCGCCGAGAAACAGATACGGAATCTGGTGCCTGGTCAGTGCCACCAGCAGCGTCATCGCGGCCATGAACGCCAGGCCGAGACCGATTGCCGCAAAGCCTGCCCGCCGTGCGGCTGATGGATCGCCGCGCCCGACCGCATGGCCGACCCGCACCGTGGCGGCGACCGAAATTCCCATCGGCACCATAAACATGATAGCCGCGATCTGGAGCGCGATCTGATGGGCGGCGAGCGCGGTGGTGCCGAACCAGCCCATCAGCAATGCGGCGGCGCCGAACACGCCGTATTCCAGCACTGAGGCGCCGGAGATCGGCAGGCCGAGCTGGAGCAGCCGGCGCATCAGCTCGCGATCGAACCGGAACAGTTCGCCGAACACCTGGTACTTCCGGAACGGGCGCATCGTCACGCATACCGCAGCGGCGGCGACGCACATCCCCCACGACACGATGGTGGTGGCGAGACCGGCGCCGAAGATCTCCAGCCGCGGCAGGCCGAACGAGCCGTGAATCAACGCGTAAGCGAGGCCGAGATTGATCGGGATCGCCGTCAGCATGATCCATAGCGCCGGCTCGGGTCGGTTCACCGCGCCCATGAAGCCGCGCAGCGCAATGAATAGCCAGCCGGGCACCAGCGACCATGCGAGTCCGTCGAGGTAATCGCCCGCAAGCCGCGAGGTCGCAGGATCCTGGCCGAGGGCGACCAGCAGTTCTTCGCCATAAAGCTGGCCGAGCGTCAGCGGCACGCCGGCGATCATGCCCGCCCATAGCCCGACCCGGAGCGAAGCGCGCACTTGCCGGGGGGCGCGGGCACCGACCGCCTGCGCGGCCAGCGGAGTCACCGCGGACACCAGACCAAGACCCATGGTGAAGGTCGAGAACAGCACGATATGCGCCAGAGCGGCGGCGGCGACGGCGGTATCGCCAAGCCGGCCGATCAGCGCCAGATCGGTGGTCATCATCGCGATCTGGCCGAGCTGCGTCAGCGCCATCGGCAGAGCGAGCCACAGCGTTTCGACGAGCTCGGTTCGCCACGCAGACGATTTCGCCGGCGCGAGCGCGCCGGCGGCGATGTTGGAGCCAGGAAAGGTCATGGCGCGCACCATAGTCGAAGTTGCGGCCGGAGTAAGACTTTGGTTCCGGCAGCCGGCTGCGGCGTGGTCAGCCGCGCCGGGCGCCCAGGAAGAACTCGGCGTTACCGTCTCCGCCGGCGATCGAGGAAGCAAAGACCTCGATGTCGCGGCAGCCGAGCGAGGCGGCGAAACCAGCGGCGGCGTCGCACACCGCGCGATGCACCTTGGCGTCGCGGACGATGCCGCGCTTCGAGGGCGCCTCGAACTGCGGCTTGATCAGCGCCAGCAGACTCATCGGCGATGCGGCAAGCGACAGCGCAGCGGGCAGCACCTGCTTCAGCGAAATGAAGCTGGCATCGATCACCACGACATCCGGCCGTTGCGGCAGACGGGTGCCTTCGAGCTTGCGGATGTCGGTCTCTTCCATGGAGACGATCTTGGGATGGCCGCGCAGCGAAGCGTGAAGCTGATCGCGGCCGACATCGACCGCGTACACCAGCGCGGCACCGTGCGCCAGCAGCACCTCGGTGAAACCGCCGGTGGAGGAGCCGACGTCGAGGCAGACGTGATCCTCGATCTCGATCGGATAGCGCTCCAGCGCGCCGGCGAGCTTCACTCCGCCGCGCGACACCCATGGATGCGCCGGCTGCGCTTCGATCGCTGCATCAAGCGCGATCGGTTCAGAAACCCTCGTGACCGGCTTGCCATCCGCGAC belongs to Rhodopseudomonas palustris and includes:
- a CDS encoding inositol monophosphatase family protein yields the protein MIHSALINVMVKAARRAGRSLKRDFGEIENLQVSLKGPANFVSRADKRAEEMLYEDLTKARPGYGFLGEEGGTREGADKSHRWIVDPLDGTTNFLHGIPHFAISIGLEREGTMIAGLIYNPANEELYIAERGKGAFLNDTRLRVANRRELHDCVIGCGLPHIGRGDFAQNQREMVALQPKVAGLRRMGTASLDLAAVAAGRFDGFWERNLSPWDIAAGIVMIREAGGTVGDINGGDVLKTGDIVCGNETIHAELARILKPLT
- a CDS encoding tetratricopeptide repeat protein, which codes for MKALRAFAIVAASLLLATGAAAQVSLSPPSGPNPFPKPLEPEKPKPRPPAPAKAPATEAKDKAKKPADKPDAKASPEGGGATAAEDPNVDLVYGAYQRGFYKTAFELAQKRAADNDAKAMTMLGELYANALGVKRDYKKAVEWYARAADLGDREGMFALAMARMGGRGGPPNREEAAKWLAQAAKLGEPKAAYNLALLYLDGQTFPQDVKRAAELLRMSADAGNPEAQYALATFYKEGTGVTKNIEQSVRLLQAAALAGNVPAQVEYAIALYNGTGTPKNEPAAVALLRKAARANNPIAQNRLAHVLVTGQGAPRDINEAMKWHLVAKTAGKGDLLLDQTLAQMSAEDRAKAEEAARTWIGGSK
- a CDS encoding thiamine phosphate synthase, which translates into the protein MNAKPAPSRPAPRLYLATPVTADPAALVAALPKLLAAADIAAVLLRLEPSDPRTLTSRIKAVAPVVQAGGGALLVEGHADLVARGGADGAHLSGLQAMQEWLPQLQPSRIAGVGGLETRHDSMIAGEAGADYVLFGEPGADGTRPSAEAIAERLDWWAELFEPPCVGYATSRDDVHQFATAGADFVLVGDFIWSADDPTAALADAGEALRQGFAAAPRQ
- a CDS encoding class I fructose-bisphosphate aldolase — its product is MNLADLNQIARAMVAPGKGILAADESSGTIKKRFDVIGVESTETNRRDYREMLFRSNEAMSDYVSGVILYDETIWQNAADGTPLVKLIEQAGSIPGIKVDEGTQPLPNCPGETITVGLDKLAERLAKYYKQGARFAKWRAVIDIDTARGVPTHTAIMTNAHALARYAALCQQAQIVPIVEPEVLMDGGHDIDTCYNVTEWVLKETFQQLYFQRVALEGMILKPNMAVPGKKSAKKASVQEVAEKTVKLLKACVPSAVPGIAFLSGGQSDEEATAHLDAMNKIGGLPWGLTFSYGRALQAAPQKAWSGKAENVAAGQAAFTHRARMNSLAAKGEWSAELETKKAA
- a CDS encoding antitoxin MazE-like protein; amino-acid sequence: MGTSDDRDSEERAREAARQLRAEMTAPGLRPTDPPLPDLDAPEIKAKIRRACAAINASAEEQELLEQLGDMMIEVWGDDGK
- a CDS encoding phosphoglycerate kinase, with protein sequence MTKSFRTLDDVDVKGQRVLLRVDLNVPMDSGKVTDTTRLERVAPTITEIAGKGGKVILLAHFGRPKGRDDKNSLKPVAAALADVIKKPVGFAEDCVGEPAAKAIAAMADGDILCLENTRFHPEEEKNDPAFVEKLAELGDIWVNDAFSAAHRAHASTEGLGHKLPAYAGRTMQAELDALNKALEAPAKPVIAIVGGAKVSSKIDLLENLVTKVQALVIGGGMANTFLHAQGVKVGKSLCEKDLAETALRIMNKAEAANCAIILPVDATVAYHFEANAPSFAYGLDAIPPDSMILDVGPRSIERIHAAIDDAATLVWNGPVGAFELTPFDKGTVEAAKHAAKRTKAGKLVSVAGGGDTVAALNHAGVADDFTYISTAGGAFLEWMEGKPLPGVEVLRAK
- the gap gene encoding type I glyceraldehyde-3-phosphate dehydrogenase; translated protein: MAVRVAINGFGRIGRNVLRAIYESGRKDIEVVAINDLGPVETNAHLLRFDSVHGRFPFEVKVDGDTIDIGRGKIKVTAIKDPSALPYKDIGVDIAMECTGIFTARDKAAALLTAGAKRVLVSAPSDGADATIVYGVNHATLSKDHMVVSNGSCTTNCLAPVAKVLNDTVGIETGFMTTIHAYTGDQPTLDTMHKDLYRARAAAMSMIPTSTGAAKAIGLVLPELKGKLDGVAIRVPTPNVSVVDLKIIAKKATTKEEINEAIKRAAEQELKGILGTTDAPNVSIDFNHDPHSSTFHMDQTKVQNGTLVRVMSWYDNEWGFSNRMADTAVAMSKLI